Genomic window (Dehalococcoidales bacterium):
TTATTGTCAAGATAGGATTATGCCGGAGAACTGCCAGGAGAAATCCGCAGTCAAGCCTCCCCAGCCTCGCGGAAACCGTCCATGTGACGCTCTACGTAATCAGTACTCGCCGACAAGCTTGCTCACGGAACAGGGAGACCGGGGATTGGGAGTTATCGCCTCTGTCTTGGGAAGGGTGGGCGTATCCCCGTAGACCGACGATGAGGATGCGTAGACCACCTTCCTGACCCCCTTGTCCCGGGCAGCCAGCAGTATATTCAGGGTACCGGTGGCATTCGCCTCGTGAGAGGCTAACGAATTGTCAATACTCCCGGGGGACACTGGCAATTGCGGCCTAGTGAAAAATGCAATGAGCACCTTCGAAAGCTTCCTGCAAGAGAGCAAGGTCGGTAATGCTGCCCTCAACGAACTCCACCTGGCCATTCTTGAGCAGGTGTTCTATGTTCTCCCTCTTGCCGGTAGACAGGTCGTCAAGGACGGTAACCCGGTATCCTCGCCTTACCAGTTCAT
Coding sequences:
- a CDS encoding SDR family NAD(P)-dependent oxidoreductase, which gives rise to MGQGEKAVVTGGAGFIGSNIVDELVRRGYRVTVLDDLSTGKRENIEHLLKNGQVEFVEGSITDLALLQEAFEGAHCIFH
- a CDS encoding NAD-dependent epimerase/dehydratase family protein, giving the protein MLIAFFTRPQLPVSPGSIDNSLASHEANATGTLNILLAARDKGVRKVVYASSSSVYGDTPTLPKTEAITPNPRSPCSVSKLVGEY